A stretch of Terriglobales bacterium DNA encodes these proteins:
- a CDS encoding sulfurtransferase yields the protein MKHLALISLLLVPMASFAGTKPAHPEMLVSTDWLANHLTEKNLVVVHIGPKVAEYDEGHIPGARFLPTEKIAAEKSSVKNELLATEQLVVNLEALGISNKSRVVIYTGPETATHATRLYWTLDYLGIAKKASLLDGGLAKWKSENRPLSKEATIVAKRGVIRPKLQPKLIAHLDDVTAASQNKSQAVLVDSRPENRYHEGHIPGAMPLFWGHTVASASRTDFLNLDDIRKAYESAGIKPGSKLITYCESGFQATHGYFTAKYLGYDVKMYDGSFQEWNDLKKQPVVTGDKPQ from the coding sequence ATGAAGCATCTCGCCTTAATTTCGCTCTTGCTGGTCCCAATGGCATCTTTCGCGGGCACGAAACCGGCCCATCCTGAAATGCTCGTGTCTACTGACTGGCTGGCCAATCACCTAACGGAGAAGAATCTTGTCGTCGTACACATCGGGCCGAAAGTCGCCGAGTACGACGAGGGCCACATCCCTGGTGCGCGCTTCCTTCCCACCGAGAAAATTGCCGCCGAAAAGAGTTCCGTTAAAAACGAACTGCTCGCCACCGAGCAACTGGTCGTGAACCTCGAAGCGCTCGGCATCAGCAATAAATCGCGCGTCGTCATCTACACCGGCCCTGAGACCGCCACCCACGCCACTCGTCTCTACTGGACACTCGACTACCTCGGCATCGCCAAGAAGGCCTCTCTCCTCGATGGCGGACTCGCCAAGTGGAAATCAGAAAACCGTCCGCTGTCCAAAGAAGCAACCATCGTCGCCAAGCGTGGTGTGATCAGGCCGAAGCTCCAACCGAAACTCATCGCTCACCTCGACGACGTCACTGCCGCCAGCCAGAATAAGTCCCAGGCCGTTCTCGTCGACTCCCGCCCCGAAAACCGCTATCACGAAGGCCATATCCCCGGAGCCATGCCGCTCTTCTGGGGACACACTGTGGCTTCTGCGTCGCGTACCGATTTCCTCAATCTGGACGACATCCGCAAAGCCTACGAGAGTGCCGGCATCAAGCCCGGTTCCAAACTCATCACTTACTGCGAGAGTGGTTTCCAGGCTACGCACGGTTACTTCACCGCGAAGTATCTTGGCTACGACGTAAAGATGTATGACGGCTCGTTCCAGGAGTGGAACGATCTGAAGAAACAGCCTGTTGTCACCGGGGACAAGCCCCAATAG
- a CDS encoding VOC family protein encodes MSTTVRPFLMFEGRAEEAMNFYISLFADGKVTEMVKYGPGQPGPEGTVMIASFVIAGQTVLCSDSFVKHGFTFTPSLSMFVTCEDEAQIKKLSAELASGGGELMPLGNYGFSRLFAWVNDRFGVSWQLMLP; translated from the coding sequence ATGTCAACAACTGTCAGGCCGTTCCTGATGTTCGAGGGAAGGGCGGAAGAGGCGATGAACTTCTACATTTCGCTTTTTGCCGACGGCAAAGTGACGGAAATGGTGAAGTACGGTCCAGGCCAACCCGGCCCAGAAGGGACCGTGATGATTGCGTCGTTTGTGATCGCGGGCCAAACGGTCCTTTGTTCCGACAGCTTCGTGAAGCACGGGTTCACGTTTACGCCGTCGCTTTCGATGTTCGTAACCTGCGAAGACGAAGCACAGATCAAGAAGCTGTCCGCCGAACTGGCGAGCGGCGGTGGCGAGTTGATGCCACTGGGCAACTACGGCTTCAGCCGGCTGTTTGCGTGGGTCAACGACCGCTTCGGCGTTTCGTGGCAACTGATGCTGCCGTGA